The genomic interval CAGTAATCCTGGTCAGCTCTAGATTCTGTATTACAAATATAACGACTGCTTTCTTTTTTAGCTTTATCAAATGCAACACAAAACGTTAATCATCCCTCAGATTTAAGgagaacaaaaaaaagtctgtttacggtaacataggccaaaaaaaatagggtcggtaggtcgggatttttttttctccaaaaaaccatatttttaagttattttgccaaaaaacacttttttttttaaatatataaaaaaaaatgtcccaaatgccaaaaaaatgtcaagggtcgcgcgaaaaaatagggtcggtcgggataccgtaaacagactttttttggggggcctaaaaaaaataaataaaaaaataaccaaaataacTGCTACAAAGATGTCCTTCCTTTTTAGGACCTTGCTTCTTCAGATTGGTTGTACATACTATCTGTAAATAACCCCCAATTTAGGAATCCCTCTCATAAAGATCATATTTTCTTAGATTTGTaatgtcttacaagggggggagTGTCCATTCTACTGTACAACAGACAGCTTTATCATacaaaatacatatatatacaagagGCAACTAAAACAAGTACTCACAGGTGGTCTTGGTGAATCAGTCAACACACTATTTGCTTTGGTGAGAGCTGCTGAAAAATGATTTACAAATAGTGTCACAAAACAAAGAACACTCACAGAAAGCAATTCAAATTACAACTGCCTCCTGGTACATGGACTTAATTAAAACAActgacttaaaaaaaaacaacaacattacacTTGCAAGAGGTTTGTCATTTTCCCAAAATAATTGCCTTTCTGCATCGTGGATTTTCTACCGATTCTTATTAAAACCAATGCATACAAGAACCATCCCAAAACCACTACATTTACCACAAAAATACTACAAAGCAAACTCCTATAAAAATGAAACAAGTCTTCCATGACAGTTCTTTAATTCTTCCAAGCAAGTCAACAAGACATTGCATTCTACATTACATATATATGTCCACTGGTTTAAAAGTAaaatctcccccccccacccttcctCCCCAAGATTTAATGTATACTCAATAATACTTCAGAATTGTTCAAATCTTGAAATTGGAATGAAAACAACTAATTAACAGTTTTCTTCAGTTTTaaatcaaccacacacacatagtcataGTGATACGGACAGAAAATAGAGAACAGTATTAGACTTTAACAGTGAAAACACAAAGCGATATCAACTCACTGCGAGGGCGTCCCCGGCCAGCACCCGACTGATCTTGTGACTCGGTCTGCTGAAGCAACAagctgacaaaacaagacaagaaaaagttgtGATTAACCACGGTACAAATGAGCAAGTACAGTGGAGACCCCCTTTTACAACCTtccaaaatctgaaaaaaatcgggtcttaaaaaggagggagtcttaaaggtccttgtctacatttttatacccaaatcgccatttgaccattaaaatgcagagtctattatctacaaatatcaacaatacaccccctttcgatcaggaaagacgaagccagtgtagccgtttgaaaattcattgtagtattccagcgtagtactcatagtaggatatccttatttggaaaatgccaagcgaaaaactcctctcaaatcccgtgcatttcgtgcgtttaaaaaaaagcatggACAGCGCTCccgtgtcaaactgttgctgcacttgtttgggcgcggctataagcatagtcacatgaatttgattggtcagtatttttaggcaaagcacatgttctcagcaaacagaaaacaaaatatttgaagcgtgagtcacgctacccaaaaataaaatctttttttacatatatttatttttctataacttttttccccatggttcattcatcatctgacataactttttagcgaaatctaaccataagattattgaaaaaaagcaaaaatgtagacgaccacctttaaaagggaggtaaacctacagaggttatgaactgaACATTTCAGAAaggaaggtcttaaaaaggagggagtcttaaaagggaggtaaaattacagaggttgtgaactgAACATCTCAGAAaggaaggtcttaaaaaggagggagtcttaaaagggaggtaaacctacagaggttatgaactgaACATCTCAGAAaggaaggtcttaaaaatgagggagtcttaaattgggaggtcttacaatggggggttccactgtatagaaatagacagtgacagagagagagagagagagagagttagagtaGAGAAGATTAGAAAAATatgagtttttttcattttgtccatGCCCAATGAGGGGGTACTGTACTTTACACAAAAATCCATATGCATGTGAACCAACAAATGACAGAAAGAAGCGAGAACAGTACAATgccagacaaaacaaaatgtgcagtATTTGTGAACTTGTCAAGGAGGACATATtatacacagagagagggaggtagggagggagggtagggagggagggagagagagagagagagagagagagagagagagacagacagacagacagacagacagagagacagagagagagacggagagagagattaGCTCCTTGCACAGTAAAACATTTCTTTTgtcttcatctttctcttttATCAAAGACAGACATAAAATTTAATGTCCTGTGAATTATATCCAACAAGGTCATTCAGAACCAGTAATCCTGGTCAGCTCTAGATTCTGTATTACAAATATAACGACTGCTTTCTTTTTTAGTTTTATCAAATGCAACACAAAACGTTAATCGTCCCTCAGATttaagggaaaaaaaagaagtctgtttacggtaacataggccaaaaaatagggtcggtaggtcaggatttttcttttctttttccaaaaaaacatatttttaagttattttgccaaaaaacagacttttttttaaatatatatttttttccccccaaatgccaaaaaaaaatgtcaagGGTCGCgcgaacataaataaaatagcCACAGTGATGGTCTATTGTATACACTTGCATTGAGCACTCGAGaagggttgagagagagagagagagagagagagagagagagagagagagagagagagagagagagagagagagagagagagagagagagagagagagagagagagagagagagagagagagagagagagagagagagagagagagagagcaaagtgATTCATCATAGATGAGAGAAAATCAAACATTcttggaagaagaaaaaaaaaacactcatgtGTGCCCGCCCAtgattgtctgtgtgtctgtgtgtctgtgtgtgcattaaTGTGTGCATGCATACATGAGTGTACATGTGCCCGTTTGTCTGCATGCAGGTATTTCCAGCTTCAAGTTTTAAAGCAAGTTTTGTTCACCTGATCATTCTCTTTTTGTCATCTTGCGCTTTGGCTTTCAACTTTGCCAACTGCTCTCGCTGTTCTTCTTCAAAACGCCTGAAAAGATAATGGTTCACCATTACTCTATTCAGCCCGATAACAGTCTGAGTGAGCAAGCACACATTGGTgatatcacacactcacacacacacactcacacacacactcacgtactAAAGGGGCTTTACTTAGCAACAAACTGTTCACACTGACCCAaaagtctacacacacacacacacacacgtactaaAGGGGCTTTACTTAGCAACAAACTGTCCACACTGACCCAaaagtctacacacacacacacatactaaagGGGCTTTACTTAGCAACAAACTGTTCACACTGACCCAaaagtctacacacacacacgtactaaAGGGGCTTTACTTAGCAACAAACTGTTCACACTGACCCAaaagtctacacacacacacccacacgtacTAAAGGGGCTTTACTTAGCAACAAACTGCTCACACTGACCCAaaagtctacacacacacacacacacacacacacacgtactaaAGGGGCTTTACTTAGCAACAAACTGTTCACACTGACCCAaaagtctacacacacacacatgtactaaAGGGGCTTTACTTAGCAACAAACTGTTCTGAGTGTTCACACTGACCCAaaagtctacacacacacacacacgtactaaAGGGGCTTTACTTCGCAACAAACTGTTCACACTGACCCAaaagtctacacacacacacacacacacacgtactaaAGGGACTTTACTTAGCAACAAACTGTTCACACTGACCCAAAAGTCTACACACACGTACTAAAGGGGCTTTACTTAGCAACAAACTGTTCACACTGACCCAAAAGTCTGAGAATGTGACATTTTGGGGTCTGGAATAAGCATCATAGAGCAGAGTACATTTGTGCAAACCATGACATGTCTTTTTAATAAGGTAACAAGAGTACTGTATATTTCATGCAGAGgctaaaaacaagaaaagtaagGATTTCTTCTACTTTTTCTGCATTTGTGGTCTGCGATTCCACGTATGACCATTTATTCCCCACCATTCAGTCAGTTATACTCTGATTCcaggggatgcatgctgggagCTTTAGTGTTTCCATAACCAAACgtactctgacatggataacaggatcaTGTTTGTGGGTACTTGTCCTTGTACTTGTGTGTACACTTGATGGGGAAATGGACAGGTTTGCACTTAAGTCAACCTGAGAGATCGAACAAATCTCTACCCTTTAACCCCACAGACACAGCCATGATTCAAACCCCACACCTTCCACAAGGAAGTTCAACGCTCTAACCACTAGGCTTTGTGTGAATCTATTAAAGAATTCACAAGCAAAGCTTTTGTAGTCAACTTTACACATTCATATGAGCACATGTACAATACTGGAACCCCACACTGAGACATGAAACTTATAGCTCACACAATTTGATACCATTTCACTTTTGGGCCAGTATAGAAAAAGCTGACTTAAATTCGATGAGGGTATAcactgaaaacaacaacaggagAACGTAATTTTCTTGGGGTTTTGTAAATATAATACTAAAATAACCTGGGTTACATGGAAACGTATTTCCTATACCATGGATTTCCACATGCACTAAAGAACAAgtgcatgggtgggactgaaaagtGTCACGAATCCTGAAGAACTTCaaccgaaccccccccccccccctaaaaaaaagagaaaaaaaaaggccaTAATTCATTCCGGATTTCctgcatataccggaagaatcccacccatgcaaGTGCTACAAAGAATAAGTGCTACCTGATACGCTCTTCCACCTGATCTTCCTGCTTCAGGATAAAGTTGTTGAGATGATGCGTGATGTCTGTGAGCTGATGCTGCAGGGAGTCGTAGCTCTGAGCGCTGGGAtctgaaaaaaaacaaataccAAACACCGTGGTTCAAGTCTGTAAAGTGGACGAAGGTAGACTACAGAAATATACGATTTTACATGATCTATATTTTTCAGATGAAAGATGATATTGTTATCAATGTGTAATAAACAATATGTTTAATCTAAAGATTCCTCTTTTTAAGGCAAATGCCATCTCTTCAAACATATAATAAAActgtttgttcttgttgttttttgttttcctaACTCTGGCGCCCTTTTTCAAAATGTAGCAAACGTGCACCCAGATATGTATATAAGTTTCAGTATGTGACACAAACCctttctttctaaacttgaaaAGTGAAGTAAGCTTATAATGACATGAACATTTCAAGGTCAAAGCAGGGCCATTTAATCACATTAGAGACCTATTAGGGCTTACAAAAAATGTCACATGCCCCGTTGGAGAAAAAATcctgattgaaaaaaaaacattcccAACCTATTTAccacattttcttttaattgtttttatcagaataaattttattgttttcttttgtgtgtgtgtgcgttttggtttgtttggttggggttgttttttttgtttttttgattggggggggggggaggggtgtctgTAAACAAACATTAATTTTGTCATGGCTAAACGAAAAAAATGTTCACACTATCAGGTCATCTCACCAGGTGTGGCAAAGGAGTCTGTGTTGACGAGGATGATCTGGAACACAGGTGAGAAGTCTGGTGATCCTGTCAACCTTGCCAATGCCTCATCTCCacactgaaaaagaaaaaaaatctgcaatgcaaataaaacaacaaagggAGGTAAACAACAAAGGGAGGTATCTCAAAAGAGGGGTCCCATAAAATGtctctttatttggtgtttaacgtcgttttcaaccgttcaaggttatatcgcgacggggaaaagggggggggatgggatagagccacttgttaattgtttcttgttcacaaaagcactaatcaaaaaattgctccaggggcttgcaacgtagtacaatatattaccttactgggagaatgcaagtttccagtacaaaggacttaacatttcttacatactgcttgactaaaatctttacaaccATAAAATGTGTAAGCCAAGCAGTTTTCCAGATAAATCAAGAGGcaaaactgaaaaacacaaaTTTGAAACTCTCCACCCTCCATCAGTCTGCCAAcccccccctccgtctctctctctcacacacaagcaaacacactgAAAAAATACCTCCATGTCTTTGTTGACAAGAATGAGCTTCAACTCCCTGTTGATGGTATGCGTTTTCTTCTTGCAATTGAGGCACGTGAACACTGTCCATGTTTTAATGGTTTCCCTCTTCAGTAAAAATCCGTATTTCTGAAAGATGTCAAAAATGTGAGCAAGCTGCATTTAGTACGAACCCTGAAGCGTAATAGGACAGGGTGACACAGTAGTCTCCCTTGTCACAGGCAGTTGCTCTGCATTGATGAAGTAGTCTCCCTGCCAAAGCATTAGCCATTTATAGTAGCTGGACGTTCTTGGTGCATTTGAAGACAGCACACCAGTAAGATGTGGAGTTGCTGCTTCTGATGGGGTCTGGCTACTGTTGTCACCTTGTATGCTCATGGGAACCTTTACGTACCCATGGCAGTTTTTGCAGGGTTATTAAATTAGCTCTAAAATCTCAACCCTGTGTGaatggctttgcctccaaaggcGATTGCTGTGCTTTgtgcactcggttacactagGTCTAAATAGGTCTAATGGAATAGCACAACacataaaaagaacaagaagggcaaagcccatacaactcacatgcttgaccttgacctttacatgaccttgaccttcagggtcaaggtcaaataactaaacctagcaatgacatcatacacaaagaactgctttacacatttttcctaccaaaatacatgtgaccttgaccccaaggtcaaggtcatccaaggtcatgcaacacaaagctgttaattcaagacataggaagtacaatggtgcttattggctctttctaccatgagatatggtcacttttagtggttcactaccttattttggtcacatttcataagggtcaaagtgaccttgaccatatgtgaccaaatgtgtctcataatgaaagcataacatgtgccccacataatttttaagtttgaaacagttatcttccatagttcagggtcaaggtcacttcaaaatatgtatacaatccaactttaaaggacccttgcgaccttgaccttgaagcaaggtcaaccaaactggtgtccaaagatagggcttacattgccctgtatagcatacatagctaaggttgccattctcgataacttcagaaaaaaatgcgaaaatgtgaaaaatggtcgtttttaagacaacaattacggcccctgtgaccttgaacttgaagtgaggtcaagttgccgcacatgttttttgagatcttgtaaccatacaccatcaggtcacatcaggtgttgatagacttaatagtgtccaagaaatatccaacgttaaagttttccggacggacggacgccgggacggacggacgactcgggtgagtacatagactcacttttgcttcgcatgtgagtcaaaaattgtcAAAGAACGCAGTGTGACTGCCTATATGCCTGCCTATTGAATACAACCAAAAATAATAGTAACACAAGAAAACTTGTTTCTAAGCATATATGTATGCTGGAAATATTTTCACTCCCACATATGTGAGAAATTAAGACGACCAAAACTAATCAGGCATAAACAAGCTTAGGTAAGAATGAGTTTAACTAGCAATTTCTAGAAGCTATCTTTTAAAAATGATTGTAAAACAAGCACACTTACAAAATCAAATCCTCTGTCACCAAGTTCAATCTCCACCACATTTGCTCCCAAAGGACTTGATTGGTTCACATCTGAAATGCAAGGAATTCATAAATTATAAATACACAGACTTTTGACATCaacttaaaaacaatttcacaaaaactgcacaacaaaaagagaagaaaagaaaactcaGTATATTTGTGGTAACACAGGTATACATGTGTATCAATGTCACAGCCATTTTCAACTCAATCCTTTTTGTTTAAAGACAATTAAGAAAGTTCTTTTGTCAGCATTTGAACATCAATAATTTATTTTCACAGTGAAAAATGTCAACAAAAAATGTCCAGGCAGAATCACAACCAATAGTATCAAAATTATAAATGTAATTTCTATCAGATTACACTAAACAATATATCAATATCATAATTTTAATGATCACGTACACAAATAGGCAGCGTAACTCCCCTTTTAAATCCTctacaatctgagaaaatcagatttTAAAATAGAGTCTTCAAATGAGGGTATATTTACCGAcatcatgaacaaaaagtcaaagAAAGCAGAGCCTTAAATAAGTTAAAAGGGGGGGAGGTCCCCCAAGGGGGGTAAGTCATTACATGTACTGCAGTAACACTAACAAGTACTCTACCTTGTACTTTAAGGGCGTCGGCAAAAATCTTCACGTTCAGACAATTACAAACATACACCACCATGTCGTTTCAGTTCTGTGGACACTTTGTAAGACTATCTTGGAAGTCACttagtcagtcacacacacacactggagaACTCTGAAACAAGCAAAGAACAGATATATTGTTACATGCCTTCAGCTCAAAACATCCCTGAGTCGACGCgtacaaattgaagacgcttttAATGGAACCTCCATCCCTTACAatgcctcgtgcaatctttgacatatcaaagcaaagaaacgtcactcttgAAAGTAttgcgtgacgtgttcgttcCAAAAATTCTTTCAGGAAAAACATCTAGGGCCAAAGTGTTTCCATAATGATGTTTGTCTCAGTGACTCTGGCATCATTTGCAGTGGAAAAATatgtccctgccagactagttttacATGACCTCATTCACATGCATGATACATGAACTGTGGTGAACAATAttgttttgtcatcattttcacgagttttcattcacaaacacctgggaaataaatctcatgttccccatgcaataaatcgagatggtgaatgggtttgagctttcaggtgaaacgtggattgttaaagtaaaagccaatcaggcggattgtttgatgtgtggaaccatcgcggctttggatttgtgtttccgaggacaacgattgtaagccttcactctcaaagacccaatcaatgttgataattaccgcggcgactcatggtcaatttgcaacttatctctgtaatcgcaaaatccacaacgaaaagtcataaacacttaaaaagaaaagaaatatgctcaacacttacttaactcacacgtatgatcgcagctctgtaaattttcagactggaagaaaagcgtcaacaagctacgtttgacgtcacatacaaggttgacgtgttatctcaaGCTAGTGTGACGAtactttgtggcccggagttggattctaaaaattcgtctccctgtgggttattgtgcattttgttgcacaaccaaaatgatgacaaaaacgacgtttggtggcttgttgtcagaccagcattttgttgttggtcctcggggagcatatcgccttttgtctcatatttatcaaccgcagccttcggccttggtcgataaagatgaaacaaaagacgatatggtccccggccttggaccaacaaaaaagctggtctgtcaacaagccaccaaacatcttatgtCATGAGTGGTATCTtacacgtatgtaggataaatatataTTCTTGCAGATGCACGTTAAGGTGCATTGCAATTTTACTGAATGCTTAATTTGCACATGAAAGTGTTTATGGACGAGAAAATCTTCAACTGCAACCGGCACCTACAGCATACATGCATGCAACGTTGAGGGTTTATTCCCACCAATGCAACATCCAATTAGCATGCTACTTGCTACAATGCTTGTCACCATCCATGAGGATTGACAGCTAGGGTTTCACTTTCAGTTGCATGCAGCCTTTTTCTCCTTGCAATTAATAACCATATACCATTGCCAACATTTTTCATTGCTTTTTAGTATTTACTGTAGTCAGGAGTCTAATATCTGTCACTCTCTTTAAAGTGTCACACGTTTAATTTTACAACAAAGAAGTCTATTTTCATCATAAATTATGTGATCCTCACAACTTAAACTTTTCACACATGGTTCACCTCTGCTGAGCCTGGTTGGGTTCTTCATAGCATTAGCACAAGACTTTCGTGAGAAACAAAAGATAGCCGATAACACAGCATGTCTAGTCTGTAAGTTTTGCTGCATGCCAAATAACACAGTTAGTTTAATACGGAAACTCACAGAAACTTTCGTGGCCTTGACAGCAATTTGAGCAAAACTGTAATTTTTCCACTTCGTCAGCTGATATGTGTTTGCACTGCTGACCGATCTTTGAAACGGGCTTTGTTGAGGTCCAACTCCAAGGTGCACCGCTGAATTCTTACGTTTTCTTTCGGGCAGCCCCAAAAATAAAAGTCGACAATCTACACGGAACGCTTAATTTTATTCATCAGaacaaaaataacaatgacTTTGTGTGCTTTCTAAAAATAAGTTGCCGGTCCCAGTTTTATGCCCGATTTCTCCAGCGACACAACGTAATTTACGGATTTCTGTCAACCTCCACCAAAACACAGGAAACACTGAAACGCACTTAGAGCAATGTGTCCGGGCATACAGTTACACAAGCATATCATTCCAAAAGCACGCAATATAGCATGTGAGTCAACACAAAAATTGAACAATAACATAACCTAGAATTATCACTTATCAGTCGCCTTTACCTTGTCTTTCGAGCACCTGAATCTGAATGGCTGAAAATCTCGGTCACATAGTCATGTGACTTTCAGTCCAACCTTGGTTATTTCTCTGattataataaaaaaatatttggggAAAAAGAAACGACAGTCGTGGTAAGTATTGCAAGACGGTGGCACTTAATTTATCGTGCTTATTGATGTACTGTTCAGAAATAAGAGCAACTCAATTCGCTATAAGTTCGAAACTAATGATAAAAACCGAAAGTAGGATTCTTTGTGCCAGGAACTTTAATCTTTTGATTGGTCATTATGTAAGAATAAAAGCATGAAATAAATCTGTTTGTAAGAAAACTAACTAAAATTAGCACTGTTATGCTGACGAGGCACAGAGTTTATGGTAACAACTGAAAAGGGCAAATCCCAAATGAATAAATTAATAGTCTTGGCCAACCCACAAAATAGCACGAGATCTTGACAGAGTCGTCTGCTATAGCCAAGATGTCTGCGCCCATGGGAGAGTGCGCTCCTTGATCAAAGGTCACATTGTTCTGTCGTCGAAGAGTGCCAGTTGCGTTGAACCACATCGTATGATGCATAGTTCTCAGCTGAAATATCGTACATTGATTGAATTGTGTTTTTTTCCGGCTGACGCTTGCTACGAAGAGCAGATGTGACGTTATATTATATAAGAACTTTGTtgcacaggtttgttgacttgaGAGCTTATAATTAAAAACGAAAGAAACACTTGGTACTAAAGTGAGACGGTGCTCCATTACAAattactttgtgtgttttttgtcggCTGACATTCTTTCGTATTTTTtccataatatgaccactgtcGTACCTGTTGCGTCGAAATGTTTTCATCTTTCTTTGAGAAATCCAAGACTCTTTCCACAAAGAAGTGGTAGACCTTTGTTGAAGGAAAAATTGCAACATCATGCTCTTGGTGTTGCAAACCTATCACATACTTTACACAGAGTGAGGACAACTCAGGAAAGCATAAAAAATCCCGGACAGACAGTTGACTTGGAACTGTCCGTTATCGATACTCATCCAAATGACAAGGATCGACCCACAGTGGTAGGCATTCACGGAAACCCTGGCTCTTCGGTTGATTTTGAACCCCTCATTCAACAGTTATCCGAGAAAAATATTCGTTTTGTCTCTCCGACATTTCCTGGTAAGCTTACAGTATaaattctttctctctgtctctttttgtctttgtgtctctcttgTATTTAAATTTTAATAGAAAAATATAATAGCAGCACCATATATTATATAAGTAAGGGATGAATTATCATAGTGGGTAATGGCATTTTCTCAATTTCTCCTCTCTAAAACAAACAATATACATAAaatagtgggtttttttaaatgttgggatgagcTTCTCCCAATTTCCCCTTTGCATGTTCCTTTTATTCGCCTCCCATCCTTGTTGTTGTCGGAGAAGACAAGCTCAGGGCCTGATTTTGTGGTTATCAGAGTGACATTCATTCTTCTGACAGCGACAACTaataattgtcttcttttttctgtttgtgtgtgtgtgtgtgtgtggggggggggttgtgaaTCATGCACATGGCCGTCTCTCTTTGAGGgcttcattttgtttcaataattttatgtttgtttttaatgtcagGATTTGAAT from Littorina saxatilis isolate snail1 linkage group LG7, US_GU_Lsax_2.0, whole genome shotgun sequence carries:
- the LOC138971373 gene encoding uncharacterized protein isoform X1 — encoded protein: MVVYVCNCLNVKIFADALKVQDVNQSSPLGANVVEIELGDRGFDFKYGFLLKRETIKTWTVFTCLNCKKKTHTINRELKLILVNKDMECGDEALARLTGSPDFSPVFQIILVNTDSFATPDPSAQSYDSLQHQLTDITHHLNNFILKQEDQVEERIRRFEEEQREQLAKLKAKAQDDKKRMISLLLQQTESQDQSGAGRGRPRTALTKANSVLTDSPRPPMSQPMAMPGSRRDNVVPDIDRDELFTIDGIDDEYGSYNSGSEEEDDVPNVVSRTRTSSRNTNDSIYSASVPVNIGMGAHWEPLGRGDHLVDLSDSEDENKPLDPAQIASNMQALAESIPDEHRYIFGDRPRPRLNTNNF
- the LOC138971373 gene encoding uncharacterized protein isoform X2 — translated: MVVYVCNCLNVKIFADALKVQDVNQSSPLGANVVEIELGDRGFDFKYGFLLKRETIKTWTVFTCLNCKKKTHTINRELKLILVNKDMECGDEALARLTGSPDFSPVFQIILVNTDSFATPDPSAQSYDSLQHQLTDITHHLNNFILKQEDQVEERIRRFEEEQREQLAKLKAKAQDDKKRMISLLLQQTESQDQSGAGRGRPRTLTKANSVLTDSPRPPMSQPMAMPGSRRDNVVPDIDRDELFTIDGIDDEYGSYNSGSEEEDDVPNVVSRTRTSSRNTNDSIYSASVPVNIGMGAHWEPLGRGDHLVDLSDSEDENKPLDPAQIASNMQALAESIPDEHRYIFGDRPRPRLNTNNF